The Microbulbifer sp. YPW1 genome contains a region encoding:
- a CDS encoding RNA polymerase sigma factor: protein MNKARKTLLEKLFADHGQSLVRFVTRIVRSTEDAEDIAQHAYLRLQKLSDEKDLENPRAYLFQIANNLAVDQLRRGKLHIEYVNQQLPAEGATATDDDHAFHQSPERVLAARQQLQAIHDAMDSLPLKCRQAFLLHRSRGLSYSEISREMNISVSSVEKYILQALKVCRKKVGNL from the coding sequence ATGAATAAAGCCCGGAAGACACTTCTGGAGAAGCTGTTTGCCGATCACGGCCAGTCACTGGTGCGGTTTGTCACCCGCATCGTGCGCAGCACCGAAGACGCCGAAGACATCGCCCAGCACGCCTACCTGCGGCTGCAGAAGCTCAGTGACGAGAAAGACCTCGAGAACCCCCGTGCCTATCTGTTCCAGATCGCCAACAACCTGGCGGTCGATCAGCTGCGCCGCGGCAAACTGCATATTGAATACGTCAACCAGCAGCTGCCGGCAGAAGGCGCCACAGCCACCGACGACGATCACGCGTTTCACCAATCACCGGAGCGGGTTCTCGCTGCCCGGCAACAGTTGCAAGCCATTCACGACGCCATGGACAGCCTGCCTCTCAAGTGTCGTCAGGCATTCCTACTGCATCGCAGTCGCGGCCTGTCCTACTCCGAAATTTCCCGGGAGATGAACATCTCGGTCAGCAGCGTGGAGAAGTACATTCTGCAGGCCCTGAAAGTCTGCCGGAAAAAAGTCGGAAACTTATAG
- a CDS encoding FecR family protein → MNPQEVQEAAAEDRLDQACAWIARLRSDTFSSADRRAFAAWMTESSANRQAFDEMSELWGDLGALSYLPLDELYPESVPSAEHRSGVEPAQASTTKARSANTGTTGWNLPQWLMGGSAVAACLGIALWIGNQWLQQAPVQQQMYTTAVGETRTVALPDGSEVKLNTNSELIVNFSRDERRTQLLRGEAFFDVARQTSRPFTVAAGSANIRVLGTQFNVERNPENTRVSVTGGVVAVSEARADSGLQPESVKLVRNQKVSVSNSGLSDVGRTSAEEALDWTRGQLVFDETPLSEALEELNRYLKVPAAASVAVSDKPLSGTFELTDPETTLAAIVTALDLAQDQSDPNLTLLSAKPN, encoded by the coding sequence GTGAACCCTCAGGAAGTACAAGAAGCAGCAGCGGAAGACAGGCTTGACCAGGCATGTGCCTGGATCGCGCGCCTGCGTTCCGACACGTTCAGCTCCGCTGACCGCCGCGCTTTTGCCGCATGGATGACCGAATCTTCTGCCAATCGCCAGGCTTTCGACGAAATGTCCGAGCTCTGGGGCGACTTGGGCGCCTTGTCTTACCTCCCCCTGGATGAACTCTACCCCGAGAGCGTACCCAGCGCCGAACATCGCAGCGGCGTTGAGCCCGCGCAAGCGAGCACCACTAAGGCACGCTCAGCAAACACCGGCACCACTGGCTGGAACCTGCCACAGTGGCTGATGGGCGGCAGTGCCGTTGCCGCCTGCCTCGGCATTGCCCTGTGGATCGGCAACCAATGGTTGCAACAGGCGCCGGTACAGCAGCAGATGTACACCACCGCCGTGGGTGAAACCCGCACCGTCGCCCTGCCCGACGGCTCCGAAGTCAAACTGAATACCAATTCCGAGCTGATCGTCAATTTCAGCCGGGATGAGCGCCGCACCCAGCTGCTGCGCGGCGAAGCCTTCTTCGATGTAGCCCGCCAGACCTCCCGCCCGTTCACGGTAGCGGCGGGTAGCGCCAACATTCGCGTACTGGGCACCCAGTTCAATGTGGAGCGCAACCCGGAAAACACCCGAGTATCCGTCACCGGCGGTGTTGTAGCGGTCAGCGAAGCGCGCGCCGATAGCGGCCTGCAGCCAGAATCTGTCAAACTGGTCCGCAACCAGAAAGTGAGCGTCTCCAACAGCGGGCTATCCGATGTCGGCCGCACTTCCGCCGAAGAAGCCCTGGACTGGACCCGCGGTCAGCTGGTGTTCGACGAGACCCCGCTCAGCGAAGCCCTGGAAGAACTCAATCGTTATCTCAAGGTTCCGGCTGCAGCCTCTGTCGCCGTCAGCGATAAGCCTCTGTCCGGCACATTCGAGCTGACCGATCCGGAAACCACCCTCGCAGCCATCGTCACCGCCCTGGATTTGGCGCAGGATCAAAGCGATCCGAACCTGACTCTCTTGTCAGCCAAGCCCAACTAA
- a CDS encoding TonB-dependent receptor: protein MNFRHWAALSLTGLFALSESAAAACPKSGVTLPAGPLSRALITLGRECRVSLVVHAANASAVYVPGQDLETPDGSIAPALHKLLDKTPLTFTHAGTNAIAIVARGEGPEQDTSEPPLLPAEEVTVTGQNLTGSHLRHLKLDSYAPIDVLAQPELEITGAQTISELLKFLPAVSGNSTSTSVTNGGNGTATVTLRGLPASNTLVLINGRRIVNNGFGGEAADLNTIPLSAVDRIEVLKDGASAVYGSDAIAGVVNIILRRDFDGLSANSYYGQAERGDQETHSFSLTWGAGNEHSHLMFSLADYRQGEILSRDRALSASADNRPRGGTDLRSSASPQGYIGLSDGVLTSTADGYQTWTPEDLYNFREHTSALVPSERQSVYIAANHSLSDAAEAFAELMAIRTRSENTMAPTPVFTRFDNGDLSIAADNIYNPFGEEITDVRKRVLELGPRIQHNGTDTWRLNTGLKGQIEEWQWELTAAFHYTRAKEAFNNLIDPNKLSTGLKGPDSCNGDTDCVAVDLLGTPGSIDREQLDFIRAVNRVNGATRMNSLTYVADGPVGRYAAGDILAAAGVELRREAIDFTSTDADGLSLIGGVASGSAQGERMIGEAFAEISIPLRENTLWLDGAIRYSDYSDFGNTANPKLALRWRPWPALLVRTSYATGFKAPTLVDMNQKGSQSQEFLFDPCTNSNADTLPGCNGRADQARIQYLTEFGGNPDLQPETSDNRSIGLVWTPGDFTGFQASLDLFDIRQNDVIDTNPQYLINQNAMSGLFLDRVQRDAQGDITRIVATRLNIGAREVRGIDTSMRYQYQSEALGLIRWSMNSSHMDSYLNQLAPGSPIEDLAGTFADSASGGAGSLPQWKANTGVYWRRGRWEGGYTIHYVSSLRENFTLNNQSVTRDIDSWSTHDVQVAYDVPTGFRFAIGVDNFLDEAPPFAASAFNDNFDARTYDLSGRYWYTTFSFNM, encoded by the coding sequence TTGAACTTCCGGCACTGGGCAGCACTGTCACTGACTGGACTGTTTGCACTCTCGGAGAGTGCTGCGGCCGCCTGCCCGAAATCCGGGGTAACACTGCCGGCCGGGCCCCTTTCCCGCGCTTTGATTACCCTCGGCCGCGAATGCCGTGTCTCCCTGGTGGTACACGCCGCCAATGCTTCCGCTGTATATGTGCCAGGGCAGGATCTGGAAACGCCCGACGGCAGCATTGCTCCGGCACTCCACAAACTACTAGACAAGACCCCACTGACATTCACCCATGCCGGCACCAATGCCATTGCCATTGTCGCCCGCGGTGAAGGACCTGAGCAGGACACTTCAGAACCCCCTTTACTGCCCGCCGAAGAAGTGACCGTAACCGGCCAGAATCTCACAGGCAGCCACTTGCGCCATCTGAAGCTGGACAGCTATGCGCCGATCGATGTTCTGGCGCAGCCGGAACTTGAGATTACCGGTGCGCAGACAATATCCGAGCTACTCAAATTCCTGCCCGCGGTTTCAGGTAACTCCACCAGCACCTCGGTAACTAACGGTGGCAACGGTACCGCCACTGTCACCCTGCGCGGACTACCCGCGAGCAACACCCTGGTGCTGATTAACGGCCGCCGTATCGTGAATAACGGCTTCGGGGGCGAAGCCGCGGACCTGAACACCATTCCCCTGTCTGCCGTGGACCGTATTGAAGTACTGAAAGATGGCGCCTCGGCGGTGTACGGATCGGACGCGATCGCCGGCGTGGTCAATATCATTCTGCGCCGGGACTTTGACGGGCTGTCTGCCAATAGTTACTACGGCCAGGCCGAGCGTGGCGATCAGGAGACTCACTCCTTTAGCCTGACCTGGGGCGCGGGTAACGAGCACAGCCACTTGATGTTCAGCCTGGCGGATTATCGCCAGGGGGAAATCTTGAGCCGCGACCGCGCCCTATCTGCCTCTGCAGATAACCGGCCCCGCGGCGGCACCGACCTGAGGTCTTCAGCCTCGCCCCAAGGCTACATCGGCCTGTCCGATGGCGTGCTGACAAGTACCGCCGATGGATACCAGACCTGGACCCCGGAAGACCTGTACAACTTTCGCGAACACACCTCGGCATTGGTGCCATCGGAAAGACAGTCCGTATACATTGCAGCCAATCACAGCCTGAGCGATGCGGCGGAAGCCTTTGCGGAACTCATGGCGATACGCACTCGCTCGGAAAACACCATGGCGCCGACGCCGGTATTTACCCGCTTCGACAACGGTGACCTGAGTATCGCTGCGGACAACATCTACAATCCGTTCGGTGAAGAGATCACCGACGTACGCAAACGTGTACTGGAGCTCGGACCAAGGATCCAGCACAACGGGACCGATACCTGGCGTCTAAATACCGGCCTAAAAGGGCAGATCGAAGAATGGCAGTGGGAGCTGACCGCTGCCTTCCACTACACCCGAGCGAAAGAAGCTTTCAACAACCTGATTGATCCCAACAAGCTATCCACAGGCTTGAAAGGACCGGATTCCTGTAACGGGGATACCGATTGTGTCGCGGTCGATCTGCTGGGAACCCCTGGGAGCATTGATCGTGAGCAGCTGGATTTCATTCGCGCGGTAAACCGTGTCAACGGTGCCACACGCATGAACTCTCTCACGTATGTCGCCGACGGTCCGGTGGGCAGGTATGCCGCCGGAGATATTCTCGCCGCAGCGGGCGTCGAGTTACGTCGCGAGGCAATCGACTTTACATCAACCGATGCTGATGGGCTTTCCCTGATCGGCGGGGTTGCATCCGGCTCTGCGCAAGGCGAGCGCATGATCGGCGAGGCCTTTGCGGAAATTTCGATACCGCTGAGGGAAAACACCTTATGGCTCGACGGCGCAATTCGCTATTCCGATTACAGCGACTTTGGCAATACCGCGAATCCCAAACTGGCGCTGCGCTGGCGTCCCTGGCCTGCCCTGCTGGTGCGTACCAGTTACGCCACCGGCTTCAAGGCTCCGACCCTGGTGGATATGAACCAAAAAGGAAGCCAGAGCCAGGAATTTCTTTTTGATCCCTGCACCAACAGCAACGCAGACACTCTACCCGGCTGTAACGGCCGCGCAGATCAGGCGCGCATCCAGTACCTGACAGAATTTGGCGGCAACCCGGACCTACAGCCCGAAACCTCCGACAACCGATCAATCGGCCTGGTGTGGACACCCGGCGACTTTACCGGGTTCCAGGCCAGCCTGGATCTGTTCGACATCCGCCAGAACGATGTGATCGACACCAATCCCCAGTACCTGATCAACCAGAACGCCATGAGCGGGCTGTTCCTTGATCGCGTGCAGCGCGATGCGCAGGGAGACATCACCCGCATTGTCGCCACCCGCCTGAATATCGGCGCCCGGGAAGTGCGCGGGATCGACACAAGCATGCGCTACCAGTATCAATCTGAGGCACTTGGACTCATTCGCTGGTCGATGAACAGTAGCCATATGGATAGCTACCTGAACCAGCTGGCGCCCGGCAGCCCCATTGAAGACCTCGCAGGCACCTTCGCTGACTCCGCCAGTGGCGGCGCTGGCTCACTGCCCCAGTGGAAAGCGAACACCGGGGTTTACTGGCGGCGCGGACGCTGGGAAGGTGGATATACCATTCACTACGTGAGCAGCTTGCGAGAAAACTTCACGCTCAACAATCAGTCCGTCACCCGCGACATCGACAGCTGGTCAACCCACGATGTGCAGGTGGCATACGATGTGCCCACTGGATTCCGTTTCGCCATCGGCGTCGATAATTTTCTCGACGAGGCACCACCGTTTGCAGCGTCGGCATTCAATGATAATTTCGATGCCCGCACCTACGACCTGAGCGGCCGCTACTGGTACACCACTTTCAGCTTCAATATGTAA
- a CDS encoding TonB-dependent siderophore receptor, translating to MDKTRLSRAIKGAIAAAAVTSSFSTVSIAQDAQAQVEEIVVTGSRIQRATDANSATPISVFDAAQLEQSGQTTLEDFLQDVPSMTGGQLGSSVNNGSAGLATVSLRGLGSSRTLILMNGRRLSSSGGATGVVDLNTIPTSIIERVEILRDGASTIYGSDAIAGVINIITKKGFEGAELTASYGSSTHGDGDEYLAAMTFGTGNDKGHVMLNAQYTKRDEIGQGERNFSACPLREIGGNVVCGGSATTTPARFSPASSSDQLIVDPVTGNVRPFNAATDAYNFALASYLVTPQEVASMYGYGTYQLYDWKDVTTVNAFSELSFVNRRSDQLMAAEGTFWGPVVPVTNPYNPLNEPVNIGRRLEETGGRAFTQDLNTWRGVVGLDGEFCNEWTWDLSYNYSRWVDSQIDRGRGNTVRFENLLDPVACANDPECADAVGATGVPAWNPFASGTLTPEMQNYALVTNSPIERSSLRSFQANLVGDFGDWALTGEAPAWAIGYENRAERTEIVPDGAAEIGQIYFVNGDAWGGNYSVDEFYGEVRVPVLEGRPWAQVLAFEASFRYSDYSTIGDDTTFGFVAEYAPLDELRFRGTYSEGFRAPGLDDLFLTPTVSAETYADPCNEYGAGDNPNVIANCQADGIAPGTTIASTQATGLFGGNPDLKAEKSESWTLGMVWTPSWTDDMGFTVDYFNINIDDAIGTLTTNTIVKGCYESPNFSSPLCSLITGAPSVGTSPSPDAPTRRASDLTIAGQLLNSQNVATFETSGVDLGFDYSVDAGPGVFSVNLSATYLHEWKYRGSSEDPTIDLAGYFGADPVTTAIVAFPEWKFYGTLGYEYDCWSAFTTVRMLGAVDDFDPSPADLATRIDTTWYQDVNFNYFRWENLKLTGGIRNVWNQQPPYVTNNDDMNTLMRSYDTVGRFFYGTVTLQF from the coding sequence ATGGACAAAACCCGTCTTTCTCGGGCAATCAAGGGCGCGATCGCAGCTGCCGCCGTTACATCCAGCTTTTCTACCGTTTCTATTGCTCAGGATGCACAGGCGCAGGTTGAGGAAATTGTTGTAACCGGTTCTCGCATTCAACGTGCGACGGATGCCAATAGCGCCACCCCGATCAGCGTCTTTGACGCAGCACAATTGGAACAATCAGGCCAGACAACCCTGGAGGACTTCCTGCAGGATGTTCCCTCCATGACCGGTGGCCAGTTGGGCTCTTCCGTCAACAACGGCAGTGCCGGTCTCGCCACCGTATCTCTGCGCGGCCTCGGCTCATCGCGCACACTCATTCTGATGAACGGTCGCCGCCTCAGTTCATCCGGCGGTGCGACCGGTGTGGTTGACCTGAATACCATTCCCACATCAATTATCGAGCGCGTGGAAATCCTGCGCGATGGCGCGTCGACCATTTACGGCTCTGACGCCATTGCCGGTGTTATCAACATCATTACCAAGAAAGGGTTTGAAGGCGCGGAACTGACCGCGAGCTACGGCAGTTCTACCCATGGTGATGGTGACGAGTATCTGGCGGCAATGACCTTTGGTACGGGCAATGACAAAGGCCATGTGATGCTGAATGCGCAGTACACCAAGCGCGATGAAATCGGCCAAGGCGAGCGCAACTTTTCCGCATGCCCCCTGCGGGAAATTGGCGGCAACGTGGTTTGTGGCGGTAGTGCCACCACAACTCCTGCTCGCTTCTCCCCTGCATCCAGCTCAGACCAGCTGATTGTCGACCCGGTCACAGGGAACGTGCGCCCGTTCAATGCGGCGACCGACGCCTACAACTTTGCTCTGGCCAGCTACCTGGTTACGCCGCAAGAAGTTGCGTCCATGTATGGCTACGGCACCTACCAGTTGTACGACTGGAAGGATGTGACTACCGTCAACGCCTTCTCTGAGCTGTCTTTCGTCAACCGCCGCTCCGATCAGTTGATGGCTGCAGAGGGCACTTTCTGGGGTCCGGTAGTACCGGTAACCAACCCCTACAATCCGCTGAATGAGCCGGTCAATATCGGTCGACGCCTGGAAGAAACCGGCGGGCGAGCTTTCACCCAGGACCTGAATACCTGGCGCGGTGTTGTAGGGCTCGACGGTGAATTCTGTAACGAGTGGACCTGGGACCTGTCCTACAACTATTCCCGCTGGGTGGACTCCCAGATCGACCGCGGCCGCGGTAACACCGTCCGCTTCGAGAACCTGCTCGACCCCGTTGCCTGTGCTAACGATCCCGAGTGTGCGGATGCGGTAGGCGCAACTGGCGTTCCCGCATGGAACCCCTTTGCCTCCGGCACCCTGACGCCAGAGATGCAGAACTACGCGCTGGTTACCAACTCACCGATCGAGCGCTCGTCCCTGCGCAGCTTCCAGGCCAACCTGGTGGGTGACTTTGGCGACTGGGCCCTGACCGGCGAAGCTCCGGCATGGGCAATCGGTTATGAAAACCGCGCGGAACGCACCGAGATCGTTCCCGACGGCGCGGCAGAAATCGGCCAGATCTACTTCGTGAATGGCGATGCCTGGGGCGGTAACTACAGCGTGGACGAGTTCTACGGCGAGGTCCGGGTACCCGTGCTGGAAGGACGTCCCTGGGCGCAGGTACTGGCCTTCGAAGCCTCTTTCCGCTATTCGGATTACAGCACCATCGGTGATGACACCACTTTCGGCTTCGTGGCGGAATATGCACCTTTAGATGAGCTCCGCTTCCGCGGCACCTACTCTGAAGGCTTCCGTGCACCCGGTCTGGACGACCTGTTCCTGACGCCGACCGTCTCCGCCGAGACTTATGCTGACCCCTGTAACGAGTATGGCGCTGGCGACAATCCCAATGTCATCGCCAACTGTCAGGCGGACGGCATTGCGCCCGGTACCACCATTGCCTCCACTCAGGCGACCGGCCTTTTCGGCGGCAACCCGGACCTCAAAGCAGAGAAATCCGAAAGCTGGACCCTCGGCATGGTTTGGACACCGTCCTGGACCGATGACATGGGCTTCACGGTGGACTATTTCAACATCAACATCGATGACGCGATTGGTACCCTTACCACCAACACCATCGTTAAAGGATGTTATGAAAGCCCTAACTTCAGCTCGCCGCTGTGTAGCCTGATCACCGGTGCGCCGTCTGTGGGAACCAGCCCGTCTCCCGACGCACCCACGCGCCGCGCATCCGACCTGACCATCGCAGGCCAGCTGCTGAACAGCCAGAACGTCGCAACCTTTGAGACCTCTGGTGTGGACCTCGGTTTCGACTACAGCGTCGATGCAGGACCCGGCGTCTTCAGTGTCAATCTCTCAGCCACCTATCTTCACGAGTGGAAATACCGCGGCAGCTCCGAAGACCCGACCATTGATCTGGCGGGCTACTTCGGCGCAGACCCGGTTACCACCGCGATCGTTGCCTTCCCCGAGTGGAAGTTCTACGGCACCCTGGGCTATGAGTACGATTGCTGGAGCGCCTTCACCACCGTGCGTATGCTCGGCGCAGTAGATGACTTCGACCCATCCCCCGCCGATCTGGCAACCAGAATCGATACGACCTGGTACCAGGATGTGAACTTCAACTACTTCCGCTGGGAAAACCTCAAGCTGACCGGTGGTATCCGCAACGTATGGAACCAGCAGCCGCCCTACGTCACCAACAACGATGACATGAACACCCTGATGAGAAGCTACGATACCGTCGGCCGCTTCTTCTACGGTACGGTCACCCTGCAGTTCTAA
- a CDS encoding TonB-dependent siderophore receptor: MKKNLLSAAVKGALGLTAAAIMVPSMSAYAQDAEDVALVEEVVVTGSRIVRANLDSPTAITTVDSASIEYSGELNSAEILRSLPATGVSGLSSNNSNFLTSGGGINTVELRNLGEDRTLVLVNGRRYVSGVAGSSAVDWNTIPTELIERVEVITGGASAIYGSDALAGVINVILKDDFEGVSITSSHGETLEYGDDTTDRFNFTAGGNFDDGKGNAVVSMTYTDEGGVLARDRKNTAVDDLSSIYFGGSVTDSTAPFYSSYSEYGRFGIPSTGDQYVYDNDLGEVVDWDGDKYGFNRQHFRRYSVPTERFLISSNLNYDLSDNLEAFVETTFARTETQTEIEPYPLAFDDLYIDGVSIDNPYVPQELRDLAVAAGDDHIQFVRRTTELDQRGSFAERQTFRALVGLRGEYNDWNWDTFLGQGQMQDSQRGTGQLNISNFRNALNAVEDANGNIVCADAAAVAEGCAPLNLFGKGAISQEAADYVSAPSVRDQRTKQTIAGINVNGTVVDLPAGPLSLATGWEYRDEYAADFPDALTRTGQNAGNKEEPTEGSYSVNEIYVEMEAPVLADLPLIQSLSVGAAYRYSDYDTIGATDAYTGRVSWVINDELRVRGQYARAVRAPNISELYSPGGENFASVSDPCNGVTATTAGVVADNCRSIPAVADRIAAEGVFELTQPEIQGTGGFTGKGNENLFTETSDSYTFGAIFEHDFGNFGSITTSLDWYSIEIEDLIDTVGRQTSVDFCYNSTSFPNNFCDFIVRDGSGPAFQKGEITEVNSGYINEGTLTTEGIDLQLGWGRDVGPGQLDVKLNYGHVMDYTLSKFGDADELVGEVGYFENQWLATINYAMDRLVVQWETAYLSDASPDLSSPDFNYSVGEYVTHDLFANYQFTENLSANLGINNLLDEEAPIILSGVPGNSTGTDTNASVYNPIGRSAYVGVRFTF; this comes from the coding sequence ATGAAAAAGAACCTTCTGTCTGCAGCCGTAAAAGGGGCTCTGGGCCTCACCGCTGCTGCGATTATGGTTCCCTCCATGTCCGCTTATGCACAGGACGCGGAAGATGTAGCACTGGTGGAAGAAGTTGTTGTTACCGGCTCGCGCATTGTTCGCGCCAACCTGGATAGCCCGACAGCAATCACCACTGTTGACTCTGCATCCATTGAATATTCCGGCGAACTGAACAGCGCTGAAATTCTGCGCTCCCTGCCGGCTACCGGTGTTTCTGGCCTGTCCAGTAACAACTCCAACTTCCTGACCTCCGGCGGCGGTATCAATACCGTTGAGCTGCGCAACCTCGGCGAAGACCGCACCCTGGTGCTGGTTAACGGCCGTCGCTACGTATCCGGTGTCGCGGGCTCTTCAGCAGTTGACTGGAACACCATCCCGACCGAGCTGATCGAGCGTGTTGAAGTGATCACCGGTGGCGCATCCGCCATCTACGGTTCCGACGCCCTGGCGGGCGTAATCAACGTCATCCTGAAAGACGACTTCGAAGGCGTAAGCATCACCTCTTCTCACGGTGAAACCCTCGAGTACGGCGATGACACTACCGACCGTTTCAATTTCACCGCCGGTGGCAACTTTGACGATGGTAAAGGTAACGCCGTTGTCTCCATGACCTACACCGATGAAGGTGGTGTACTGGCTCGCGATCGTAAAAACACTGCTGTCGACGATCTGTCCTCCATCTACTTTGGCGGCAGCGTTACCGATAGCACCGCACCGTTCTACTCTTCTTACTCCGAGTACGGCCGCTTCGGTATTCCGTCTACTGGCGACCAGTACGTCTATGACAATGACCTGGGCGAAGTTGTAGATTGGGATGGTGACAAGTACGGCTTCAACCGTCAGCACTTCCGTCGCTACTCTGTACCGACCGAACGCTTCCTGATCAGCAGCAACCTGAACTACGACCTGAGCGACAACCTCGAAGCATTCGTGGAAACCACCTTTGCGCGCACCGAGACTCAGACCGAGATCGAGCCCTACCCGCTGGCATTTGACGACCTGTACATCGACGGCGTTTCCATCGACAACCCGTACGTTCCGCAGGAGCTGCGTGACCTGGCCGTAGCCGCTGGTGACGACCACATCCAGTTTGTACGTCGTACCACCGAGCTGGATCAGCGCGGCTCTTTCGCCGAGCGTCAAACCTTCCGTGCATTGGTTGGCCTGCGTGGCGAATACAATGATTGGAACTGGGACACCTTCCTGGGCCAGGGTCAGATGCAGGACAGCCAGCGTGGCACCGGTCAGCTGAACATCTCCAACTTCCGCAACGCTCTGAACGCGGTTGAAGATGCCAATGGCAACATTGTGTGTGCCGATGCAGCTGCTGTTGCCGAAGGTTGTGCACCGCTGAACCTGTTTGGTAAAGGCGCCATCTCCCAGGAAGCTGCAGACTACGTTTCTGCTCCATCCGTTCGTGACCAGCGCACCAAGCAAACCATCGCCGGTATCAACGTTAACGGTACCGTCGTAGACCTGCCGGCTGGCCCGCTGAGCCTGGCGACCGGTTGGGAATACCGCGACGAATACGCCGCAGACTTCCCGGACGCCCTGACCCGTACCGGCCAGAATGCTGGTAACAAGGAAGAGCCGACCGAAGGTAGCTACAGCGTCAACGAAATTTACGTTGAGATGGAAGCGCCGGTCCTGGCCGATCTGCCGCTGATCCAATCCCTGAGTGTTGGCGCGGCTTACCGCTACTCTGACTACGACACCATCGGCGCTACCGACGCATACACCGGTCGCGTATCCTGGGTAATCAACGATGAGCTGCGTGTTCGCGGTCAGTACGCTCGTGCAGTACGCGCGCCGAACATCAGCGAACTGTACTCTCCGGGCGGCGAGAACTTCGCGTCTGTCAGCGACCCCTGTAACGGCGTAACTGCTACCACCGCTGGTGTTGTTGCCGATAACTGCCGCAGCATCCCGGCAGTTGCAGACCGTATTGCCGCTGAAGGTGTTTTCGAGCTGACCCAGCCTGAAATTCAGGGTACTGGCGGCTTCACCGGCAAAGGTAACGAAAACCTGTTCACCGAGACCTCCGACAGTTACACCTTCGGTGCGATCTTCGAACACGATTTCGGTAACTTCGGTAGCATCACTACCTCTCTGGATTGGTACAGCATTGAAATCGAAGACCTGATCGACACTGTCGGCCGTCAGACTTCTGTGGATTTCTGCTACAACTCCACCAGCTTCCCGAACAATTTCTGTGACTTCATTGTCCGTGACGGCAGCGGCCCTGCATTCCAGAAGGGTGAGATCACCGAAGTTAACTCCGGCTACATCAACGAAGGCACCCTGACCACTGAAGGTATCGACCTACAGCTGGGCTGGGGCCGCGACGTTGGTCCGGGTCAGCTGGACGTGAAACTGAACTACGGTCACGTGATGGACTACACCCTGAGCAAGTTCGGCGATGCTGACGAGCTGGTGGGTGAAGTGGGTTACTTCGAGAACCAGTGGCTGGCAACCATCAACTACGCAATGGATCGTCTGGTAGTTCAGTGGGAAACCGCGTACCTGAGCGACGCATCTCCAGACCTGAGCAGCCCGGACTTTAACTACTCCGTAGGCGAATACGTAACTCACGATCTTTTCGCGAACTACCAGTTCACCGAAAATCTGAGTGCCAACCTCGGTATCAACAACTTGCTGGATGAAGAAGCACCGATCATCCTGTCTGGTGTTCCGGGTAACTCTACCGGTACTGACACCAACGCGTCTGTGTACAACCCGATTGGCCGCAGCGCATACGTAGGTGTTCGCTTCACTTTCTAA